One genomic segment of Pelagerythrobacter marensis includes these proteins:
- a CDS encoding plasmid mobilization protein, translating to MQDVHVSFRASSAVVAELARRAEKAGCSVSEYLRAVVREKVGLQ from the coding sequence ATGCAGGACGTTCACGTATCTTTTCGGGCCAGTTCCGCTGTCGTGGCGGAGTTGGCCCGGCGCGCCGAAAAGGCGGGCTGTTCAGTGTCCGAGTACCTGCGCGCTGTGGTGCGCGAGAAGGTGGGGCTCCAATGA